Proteins co-encoded in one Malus sylvestris chromosome 7, drMalSylv7.2, whole genome shotgun sequence genomic window:
- the LOC126628682 gene encoding O-fucosyltransferase 20-like isoform X2, whose product MQIKREGVLLLRGLDSRLSKDLPSDLQKLRCKVAFHALRFAPPILGIGNKLAERMRNKGPYLALHLRMEKDVWVRTGCLPGLSPEYDEIVYNERIRRPELLTGRSNMTYHERKLAGLCPLNAVEVTRLLKALGAPKSARIYWAGGQPFGGKEALLPLIEEFPHFYNKEDLALPGELEPFANRASVMAAIDYIVSENSDVFMPSHGGNMGHVMQGHRAYAGHKKYITPDKRHMLPYFLNSSLPEAEFNRIIKELHRDSLGQPDLRSSRVGKDVTKYPVPECMCNDTNTHSYM is encoded by the exons ATGCAGATTAAAAGAGAAGGGGTTCTGCTTCTAAGAGGCTTGGATTCAAGGCTCTCTAAGGATCTTCCCTCTGATCTTCAAAAGCTTCGATGCAAG GTTGCTTTTCATGCATTGAGGTTTGCTCCTCCAATTTTGGGAATTGGTAACAAGCTTGCGGAGAGGATGCGCAATAAGGGTCCTTACCTTGCGCTTCATTTAAGAATGGAGAAGGACGTATGGGTGAGGACCGGTTGTCTTCCTGGTTTGAGTCCTGAATATGATGAGATAGTTTACAATGAGAGGATACGGCGGCCAGAGCTCCTAACTGGAAGATCAAACATGACTTACCATGAAAGAAAACTTGCAGGTCTCTGCCCCTTGAATGCCGTGGAGGTGACCAG GTTGCTTAAAGCTCTTGGAGCTCCAAAAAGTGCAAGAATATATTGGGCTGGCGGGCAGCCTTTTGGTGGAAAAGAAGCCTTACTACCGTTAATTGAAGAATTTCCCCATTTTTACAACAAGGAAGATCTTGCTTTGCCTGGTGAACTAGAACCTTTTGCAAACAGAGCTTCTGTCATGGCTGCCATTGATTATATAGTTTCCGAGAATAGTGATGTCTTCATGCCTTCTCATGGGGGAAATATGGGCCATGTTATGCAG GGACATCGTGCCTATGCTGGCCACAAGAAGTATATAACCCCAGACAAGAGGCATATGCTTCCGTACTTTCTGAACTCTTCTCTCCCTGAAGCAGAGTTCAATAGGATCATAAAGGAATTGCACAGAGATTCCTTAGGACAGCCAGACCTCAGGAGTAGTAGAGTTGGAAAAGATGTCACAAAGTACCCTGTTCCGGAGTGCATGTGCAATGATACTAATACTCATTCGTACATGTGA
- the LOC126628682 gene encoding O-fucosyltransferase 20-like isoform X1, whose translation MTRPVEEKRTPLHASPNWIRSHYHKRIKREGVLLLRGLDSRLSKDLPSDLQKLRCKVAFHALRFAPPILGIGNKLAERMRNKGPYLALHLRMEKDVWVRTGCLPGLSPEYDEIVYNERIRRPELLTGRSNMTYHERKLAGLCPLNAVEVTRLLKALGAPKSARIYWAGGQPFGGKEALLPLIEEFPHFYNKEDLALPGELEPFANRASVMAAIDYIVSENSDVFMPSHGGNMGHVMQGHRAYAGHKKYITPDKRHMLPYFLNSSLPEAEFNRIIKELHRDSLGQPDLRSSRVGKDVTKYPVPECMCNDTNTHSYM comes from the exons ATGACAAGGCCAGTGGAAGAGAAACGGACTCCTCTACATGCTTCGCCTAATTGGATTCGGTCTCATTATCACAAGAGG ATTAAAAGAGAAGGGGTTCTGCTTCTAAGAGGCTTGGATTCAAGGCTCTCTAAGGATCTTCCCTCTGATCTTCAAAAGCTTCGATGCAAG GTTGCTTTTCATGCATTGAGGTTTGCTCCTCCAATTTTGGGAATTGGTAACAAGCTTGCGGAGAGGATGCGCAATAAGGGTCCTTACCTTGCGCTTCATTTAAGAATGGAGAAGGACGTATGGGTGAGGACCGGTTGTCTTCCTGGTTTGAGTCCTGAATATGATGAGATAGTTTACAATGAGAGGATACGGCGGCCAGAGCTCCTAACTGGAAGATCAAACATGACTTACCATGAAAGAAAACTTGCAGGTCTCTGCCCCTTGAATGCCGTGGAGGTGACCAG GTTGCTTAAAGCTCTTGGAGCTCCAAAAAGTGCAAGAATATATTGGGCTGGCGGGCAGCCTTTTGGTGGAAAAGAAGCCTTACTACCGTTAATTGAAGAATTTCCCCATTTTTACAACAAGGAAGATCTTGCTTTGCCTGGTGAACTAGAACCTTTTGCAAACAGAGCTTCTGTCATGGCTGCCATTGATTATATAGTTTCCGAGAATAGTGATGTCTTCATGCCTTCTCATGGGGGAAATATGGGCCATGTTATGCAG GGACATCGTGCCTATGCTGGCCACAAGAAGTATATAACCCCAGACAAGAGGCATATGCTTCCGTACTTTCTGAACTCTTCTCTCCCTGAAGCAGAGTTCAATAGGATCATAAAGGAATTGCACAGAGATTCCTTAGGACAGCCAGACCTCAGGAGTAGTAGAGTTGGAAAAGATGTCACAAAGTACCCTGTTCCGGAGTGCATGTGCAATGATACTAATACTCATTCGTACATGTGA